GGATTCAAGGATCCGGTCTGCTGCCGCGGTCAGGATCGGCTTGGCCGCTTCGACAAGCATTGCTTTGTCGGCGCCGGGTGAAATACGCCGTGCGAGTTCGATGAACTTGGGGCCAAGCTCGTACGATGCCCCGCCGTTGACGCGGGCGACAAGACCGTGGGCCGCCAGTGAATTCAGGATGCGATAAACGGTCGAGCGCGGCACGCCTAGCCGGTCGACTAGATCTGCAAGAGAAATTCCCGTCTTGGCATCGGCGACGGCCTCGAGAAGATGCGCCGTCTTTTCCACGACTGGAGAGCCATGTTTAAGTTCATTCATGAACTATGCATTCCTTATATGAATTATTCTCTGTTGACATCGTGACCGCACCTAAGCATCCTCATGGAACAGGTGTCACATTTGACACTACGCAGTTGTTGGAGGAAGTAAAGCCACTTGCATGATGCTGCGACGGCAGCCTTGAAACGGGGGGCATTTACGAATGCGGCATTGCTCCGGATGCGATGTCAATGGCTGGAACGAGGAGGCACCCATGAACATGATATCCATCACCAAGGCCGCAAAGGTCGGTCTGGCGGCATTTTCACTCGCAGCGAACGTTTCAATCCCGGCGCACGCCACGTCGGACACGTTGACTGTCGTGGTAACCGATGAGCCAAAATCACTTGATCCCTGCGATACGGATCTCTCAGGCAATTCGCGCATCCTGCGCAACAATATCACGGAGACGCTCGTCAACCTGAGCCCGATTGACGGGACCGTGACGCCAAGTCTCGCCACCGACTGGCGGCAGGTCGATGATCTGACTTGGGAATTCAAGCTCCGTGAGAAAGTGACTTTCCATGACGGCAAGCCTTTTGACGCCAATGCTGTTGCAGCGGCGCTAAAGCGTGCGCAGGACCCTGCACTCGCCTGCGAAGTCGGACTCGCAACGCTCAAGGGCGTCAAATTGTCGCCCGAAGTGGTCAATCCAACAACGATCATCATCCGGACCGATGTCATAGAACCGATCCTTCCGAACAAGATGGCCGCGCTGGATATCGGTTCACCGGATATGCCGAACGATGCCAAAACGCGGGCGCCGGTCGGGACCGGGCCCTTCAAGCTTCTCGAATGGCTGCCAGGCCAATCAGTCGCTCTGCAGGCTTATGACGGATACTGGTCCGACAAGCCGTCGATCAAAAACGCAACCGTCATCTGGCGCGCCGAGTCAGCCGTCCGAGCCGCGATGGTCGAGACGGGAGAAGCCCAAATAGCCTATGAGATTGCTCCGCAGGACGGCACCAGCGATCACGATCATGCTTTCCCGAATGCGGAAACATCATTGCTGAGGATCGATCAGGACGTGGCGCCGCTGAAT
This Rhizobium sullae DNA region includes the following protein-coding sequences:
- a CDS encoding ABC transporter substrate-binding protein, producing the protein MNMISITKAAKVGLAAFSLAANVSIPAHATSDTLTVVVTDEPKSLDPCDTDLSGNSRILRNNITETLVNLSPIDGTVTPSLATDWRQVDDLTWEFKLREKVTFHDGKPFDANAVAAALKRAQDPALACEVGLATLKGVKLSPEVVNPTTIIIRTDVIEPILPNKMAALDIGSPDMPNDAKTRAPVGTGPFKLLEWLPGQSVALQAYDGYWSDKPSIKNATVIWRAESAVRAAMVETGEAQIAYEIAPQDGTSDHDHAFPNAETSLLRIDQDVAPLNDRRVREALNLAIDRDGLIGTIFHENAEKAMQVVTPSVFGYNPDIPAWTYDPEKAKSLLEAARADGVPVDKEIVIYGRIGIYPNSSESLEAIQAMLADAGFNARLEMLETSPWLKKLLKPWAKDRQPSILQTQIDNTEGDAVFTLPNRFTSDGNTSSIVDPKLDTIISDASKATGDERKRLFQEAFKYIAVDAVNIVPLFHMVTIARVASDVNYTPDVQAGNEIKLKSVSYR